The Chloroflexota bacterium genome window below encodes:
- a CDS encoding glycosyltransferase 87 family protein, giving the protein MPQLTRLARTLALAVIIGIGIFNLLQAATHWTLSDAGAYWNAALRLRAGEPLYPLLTNVDASEVYRYAPWFAWLAIPATYLPMQVAGAAWSALLLAASGLALVPLARARAWVAVAFFGPILVGISAVGNIHPLLIAALAWTVGRRSGPAWVGVAASLKIFPILFALVYLGRGQWGRFAAAVAVAALLWAPALLYDLRGYATEAGQAASLIAVPILWAVVVGAAIGVTLRLAAGRFGWLAAAVSVVLALPRLFVYDVTYLIVGAPARPRRP; this is encoded by the coding sequence TTGCCGCAACTGACGCGGTTGGCTCGAACCCTCGCACTCGCCGTCATCATCGGCATCGGCATCTTCAACCTCCTCCAGGCCGCCACCCACTGGACCCTGTCGGACGCTGGTGCCTACTGGAACGCAGCACTGCGCCTTCGGGCCGGCGAGCCGCTGTACCCACTGCTGACGAACGTCGATGCCTCCGAGGTGTACCGATACGCCCCATGGTTCGCCTGGCTGGCGATCCCGGCTACCTACCTGCCCATGCAGGTCGCGGGTGCGGCATGGTCCGCGCTGCTGCTCGCGGCCAGTGGCCTTGCTCTCGTGCCGCTGGCTCGAGCGCGGGCCTGGGTGGCGGTCGCTTTCTTCGGCCCGATCTTGGTGGGAATCAGCGCCGTCGGCAACATTCACCCCCTCCTGATCGCGGCGCTTGCCTGGACGGTGGGGCGCCGCAGCGGCCCGGCCTGGGTAGGAGTCGCGGCCTCGCTGAAGATCTTCCCCATCCTGTTCGCACTCGTATACCTGGGGCGCGGTCAATGGGGACGGTTCGCCGCGGCGGTCGCAGTCGCCGCCCTGTTGTGGGCACCGGCTCTCCTCTACGACTTGCGCGGCTATGCGACTGAGGCGGGCCAGGCCGCGTCACTCATCGCCGTGCCAATCCTTTGGGCTGTCGTGGTCGGGGCAGCGATCGGGGTGACCCTGCGGCTGGCTGCGGGTCGATTCGGCTGGCTGGCAGCGGCCGTGAGCGTGGTGCTGGCCCTGCCACGCCTCTTCGTCTACGACGTCACATACCTGATCGTCGGCGCGCCGGCGCGCCCCCGCCGCCCGTGA